Genomic DNA from Turicibacter faecis:
TAATTTAATTATTTTAGTTTAGATTAACTTTATGCCCCCTCTCTTTCTCCGACAAAGAGAGGGGGTTTTTAGTTTATCATCTGAATGATAGGTTAACGCTTATTGCAGGAGCTAGGTCTACAAGTAGGTGTTAAAGGATATACTGTAATTGGATTAAGGGTGAGGACACTCTACAAAGGATAAAGTGGATTATTTATGCCGAAATTAGCGTGCGTAGATTATTCTTCTCGCTATATATTTAAAAAGGGGGATTGTCAGTGAAGTTTTTCAAGGGATCAATCAATTACGCTTGTTTGAATGGGGTTCTTATTTTAATCGGTATTTTGGTATTGATCCATATCATTAAATTAGTTTTTCCGATTTTAACTCCAGCTCTTGCTATCATGAATTTTATTTTGTCACCATTTTTGATTGCAATTTGTCTTGCTTATTTATTAAATCCAGTCGTTGAATTGTTTTGCCGATTTAAAATTAAGCGAAGTTATTCCGTCTGGTTAACATTCTTAACGATTATAGGAACTGTTTTTTATGCTATTTTTAGCCTTATTCCCTATTTTGTTGTAAATATCCAGCAGGTGATGGGAAGAATTCCTGCCCTATTAGAAAGACTTCAATTTTTAGTTGATAAGTGGCAATTAAGCGATATCGATTTTTATCATTATGATTTTACAAAGTTGTTTTCTCAAAACTCTGAGGTGATTAAAATTTTCTCATCGTTTCTATCACGTTTAGGACCGTGGCTATCTTCATTTAGTAGTAGTTTTACCTTGGTGTTAGGAATGGTTTTTTTGGTACCGGTAGCGTTGTACTATATTTTGAGCCATTTTCATGAAATAAGGGGAGGAATTCGCCAGGCATTACTTATACATCATCAGGACCGACTATTCAAAATGCTTAAAGAATGTGAGTCTGTCGTGACCGCATATGTTTCGGGAACATTATTGGTTTCTGTTGTTCTGTCTATTATAGCCTCTATCTATTTTTCAATTATTGGATTAGATAATGCGATTGTTTTTGGGACTCTCATTGGATTTTTAAATATTATCCCCTATGTGGGACAGGTTATTGGGACGATACCTGCTGCGATTTTTGGTTTGATGGTTTCGCCGTTAACCCCGATTTATGTTATTTTAGGAGTTGCAGCCTTGAATGTGATTGAGGGAAATTTAGTTAAACCGTTTGTTTTTTCTAAATCGATTGATTTTCATCCGATTATTGTATTTACGTTGATTATGATTGGTGGACAGTTTTTTGGGGTTATTGGAATGATATTAATTATTCCAATCGCAGGTATTTTGAAAATTATCGGAAGATATATGTGGGAATTAATGAAAGAGAAAAAAGAAAAAGTTCGCGCTTAGCGAACTTTTTTTTGTCTGTTGTTGCAAGGAAATGCTCTTACTGCATATTTTAGTTTATTATAACATACGGTTAGATGTATGAGTTTGGTTATGGTCGTAGGAGGAGCTTTTGATGGGGATGCTATTAACTCAGTACTTTATATTATCAATCATTGTTGTTGTATCATCCATACGTATTTCTTCTTGTGTAGATGAGTTTACAAAACGGACTAAAATTGGTGGAGCCTTTATTTCAGGTATCGTATTAGCAGGGGTGACTTCCCTTCCGGAATTAATTACAAGTCTTTCTTCTACCATTGTGTTAAATAATGCTGATTTAGCAATGGGTGATATTTTAGGGAGCAACGCTTTTAATATTTTTATTTTAGCGGTAGGAAATTTAATATTTATTAAATCGCGTCTATTTAATTGGACAAAGCAGTTGAATGTAAAGACAAATGTGCTGAGTACGTTCGTTTATTTTTTTATTTTCTTGAACTTATATGGGTTTTTAACCGGACGAATAGGTCATATTGGAATTACATCATTTTTTATTTTAATTTTATATT
This window encodes:
- a CDS encoding AI-2E family transporter, giving the protein MKFFKGSINYACLNGVLILIGILVLIHIIKLVFPILTPALAIMNFILSPFLIAICLAYLLNPVVELFCRFKIKRSYSVWLTFLTIIGTVFYAIFSLIPYFVVNIQQVMGRIPALLERLQFLVDKWQLSDIDFYHYDFTKLFSQNSEVIKIFSSFLSRLGPWLSSFSSSFTLVLGMVFLVPVALYYILSHFHEIRGGIRQALLIHHQDRLFKMLKECESVVTAYVSGTLLVSVVLSIIASIYFSIIGLDNAIVFGTLIGFLNIIPYVGQVIGTIPAAIFGLMVSPLTPIYVILGVAALNVIEGNLVKPFVFSKSIDFHPIIVFTLIMIGGQFFGVIGMILIIPIAGILKIIGRYMWELMKEKKEKVRA